A segment of the Manis javanica isolate MJ-LG chromosome 17, MJ_LKY, whole genome shotgun sequence genome:
CAGGGTGATGCAAAGGTCAGTGTCGAAATGTTAAAATGAAAGCAACAGGTCATAGCAAGGACTTCCCACTGTGCCCACTCCTCTgatctcatttcattcttttccacgACTGTCTGAGGGCCTCATTATGACATCCCCATTTTCCGGTTGCGGAAAGCTAAGGCAGGGAGAGTGCAGTGACTCCTCTGAGGTTACACACGTGGACAGGTGGGGTCAGGATTCAAGGCCCCGGCGCCTGACTAACCCACAGTGTGAGGAAAAGGAGGGAAaccaggagggcagggggaggctgtggggaggagggctgggaagggtgaggggcaggaggaaaggCTGGGGAGGCCCCTGGGGCTGTGGTCAGGGAACTGGGGGACAGTGGAGCAGTCCTGAGGTGGGGACGTGGGGATagatgagtgtgtgtggttgtgggtgggtgtgggtgtgtatgtaGTGGGGAGACTGGAGGTGGGGAGACCAGAGAGGTCCAAACAGCAGTTTGGTTTTGCTGAGAGCCCAGGGCAGGTGCGGGTCTGGGGCAGGATGGAAGGGGCTGTTTCCtgaccctgccccccacccccaaggagCCTGCAGCACCCCAATGTCCTCCAGTGCCTGGGCGTCTGTGTGGAGACACTGCCCTTCCTGCTGATCATGGAGTTCTGTCAACTGGTGAGGGTCTGTGGGGAGAGGGCAGACCCGGGAGCTGGGTGGGGTGGCGCCAGGGGCCCGTAAATCTTTGGCAGTAATGTCATCGCAGCAGCAGCTGTGTGACATGCACTTACGGTAGATAAGCTCTCACTCCGCAGGTGGTGGGCACTGACCTAGCATGTGAGGTAGGGTCAGTGATACCCCTGTAAGCAGCAGGGGCAGCCGAGGCCTAGAGAGGCTACCCACTGCGTGCAGAGGTGGCCCCATCCACCCGCCCACTGGCTGGGTGTGTGGGTGCCTGGGGGAGATGGCGGTGCTgacccctccctaccctcccttCCAGGGGGACCTGAAGCGTTACCTCCGGGCCCAGCGGCCCCCAGAAGGCCTGTCTCCTGAGCTGCCCCCTCGAGATCTGCGGACCCTGCAGAGGATGGGCCTGGAGATCGCCCGCGGGCTGGCACATCTCCACTCACACAACTACGTGCACAGGTGCAAGCCGGGGAGCCCTAGGGCCTGGggagacgtgtgtgtgtgtggggggggggggctacTCAGGACCAGGAGGCGAGGCTATGGGGGTGTGAGGTGAGGCCATAGCGAAAGGGTTCAGGAAGGGAAGAAGGCATGAGTGGTAGACACGCAGGAGGGAAAAACTCAggagggtggtgggtgggaaagaagaagggtcgccagaggagagggaggagtTAGGAGATGGGCGGGGCTGATGGGAGGAGTCTGGAGAGTGGGTGGAGTCTAGgcgtgggggcgggggcaggcTGCCCCAGGCCGCCCCCATCACCTCGCCCCCTTACCGGGTCCCAGCGACCTTGCCCTGCGCAACTGCCTACTGACCTCCGACCTCACCGTGCGCATCGGCGACTACGGGCTCGCCCACAGCAACTACAAGGTGGGGGCTGCCCTCCATCGGGGCGGGGGTGCCGGGTGCCCCGACCGGCCTGACCCTCCGGCACCCCCTAGGAGGACTACTACCTGACCCCCGAGCGCTTGTGGATCCCGCTGCGCTGGGCGGCACCCGAGCTCCTCGGGGAGTTGCACGGGACCTTCATGGTGGTGGACCAGAGCCGCGAGAGCAACATCTGGTGCGGGGCCGCGCAGGGGCGGGGGCCGAGGAGGGAGGGCAAGGAAAGTGGGGGGACCCGAGGCTCTGCGGAGGGTAGATGGGCCCGGAGGGGAGGCCCTCCGAGGGTCAGGATGGGCTCCGACCTCTCTCCGCGCTCTGCCTCCCACAGGTCTTTGGGGGTGACCCTGTGGGAGCTGTTTGAGTTTGGGGCACAGCCGTACCGCCACCTGTCAGACGAGGAGGTTCTCGCCTTCGTAGTCCGCCAACAGCACGTCAAACTGGCCCGGCCGAGGCTCAAGCTGCCCTATGCAGACTACTGGTGAGGAGGGGCCTGACCCGAGGCCCTGaccttcctcctgcccccaggaTGGCCCCAGAATCCCCCGTCCTTTTACACACCACCGCAATCTCACCTCTTACTATGGCCGCTAAAGCAGAGGAGAGCATCCCTACCCATCCAGCAGCACCTGCTCCTTGGAGGCGGGAAACAGCTGCTATTTGAACTCCAGTTTCTTCAACCCTGAAAGACCCCTGCTGCTTCCTTCTCTGGTTCCAGAGCTAAATAGCAAGGCCGCCTTGACCATCACTTCCTCACGTCTGCCTTGCCGTCCCCTCTCCTGGGTCCCTGCCCCTCTCTCTCGGGGTCTCTGTCCCCTTCCCACCAGGTCCCTGGCCCCCTCTCCCTGGGTCTTCCCCCAGTGACCTCCCCTCACTGGGACTCTGCCCACTGACACTTGCCTCCTCTCTCCCCCAGGTACGACATCCTGCAGTCCTGCTGGCGGCCACCCGCCCAGCGCCCCTCCGCCTCTGACCTCCAGCTGCAGCTCACCTACCTGCTCTCTGAGCGGCCCCCGAGGCctccgccgcccccgcccccaccccgagACGGGCCCTTCCCCTGGCCTTGGCCCCCGCAGCACAGTGCGCCCCGCCCGGGGACCCTGTCCTCGCCGTTCCCCCTCCTGGACGGCTTCCCCGGGGCTGACCCCGACGACGTGCTCACGGTCACTGAGAGCAGCCGCGGCCTCAACCTTGAGTGCCTATGGGAGAAGGCGCGGCGGGGAGCCGGCCGGGGCGGGGGGGCACCCCCCTGGCAGCCAGCATCCGCGCCCCCGGCGCCCCATGCCAACCCCTCCAACCCTTTCTACGAGGCGCTGTCCACGCCCAGCGTGCTGCCGGTCATCAGCGCCCGGAGCCCCTCAGTGAGCAGCGAGTACTACATCCGCCTGGAGGAGCACGGCTCCCCCCCCGAGCCCCTCTTCCCCAACGACTGGGACCCCCTGGACCCGGGAGTGCCTGccccccaggcctcccaggcCCCCTCCGAGGTCCCCCAGCTGGTGTCCGAGACCTGGGCCTCTCCCCTTTTCCCTGCGGCCCGGCCCTTCCCCGCCCAGTCCTCAGCGTCCGGCAGCTTCCTGCTGAGTGGCTGGGACCCCGAGGGCCGGGGCGCTGGGGAGACCCTGGCGGGAGACCCTGCCGAGGTGCTGCGGGAGCGGGGGGCCGGCCCGTGGgccggagaggaggaggaggaggaggacggcaGCTCCCCAGGGGAGGGCAGCAGCAGCCTTGGCGGCGGCCCCAGCCGCCGGGGTCCCCTCCCCTGTCCCCTGTGCAGCCGAGAGGGGCCCTGCTCCTGCCTGCCCCTAGAGCGGGGAGACGCTGTTGCTGGCTGGGGCGGCCACCCTGCTCTTGGCTGCCCCCATCCCCCAGAGGACGACTCATCCCTGCGGGCAGAGAGGGGCTCCCTGGCAGACCTGCCCCTGGCACCCCCCATCCCGGCCCCCCCCGAGTTTCTGGACCCCCTCATGGGGGCGGCGGCGCCTCAGTACCCCGGGCGGGGGCCACCTCCCGCTCCCCCCCCCCCGCCGCCACCTCCCCGGGTTCCCGCGGACCCGGCCGTGTCCCCCGACCCCCCCTCAGCTGTGGCCAGTCCCGGCTCAGGCCTGTCATCTCCGGGCCCCAAGCCGGCGGACAGCGGGTACGAGACAGAGACCCCTTTTTCCCCCGAGGGAGCTTTCCCAGGCGGGGGGGCAGCCGAGGAGGAAGGGGTCCCTCGACCGCGGGCTCCCCCCGAGCCCCCCGACCCGGGAGCGCCCCGGCCACCCCCAGACCCGGGTCCCCTCCCGCTCCTGGAGACCAGGGAGAAACCGACCTTCGTAGTTCAAGTGAGCACCGAGCAACTAATGATGTCCCTGCGGGAGGACGTGACAAGGAACCTCCTGGGGGAGAAGGGCGCCCCGCCCCGCGAGATGGGGCCCAGGAAGGCGGGGAGAAGCcccaggaacagagagaaagccCCCGGCCCGGGCAGGGACCCCGCAGTCCTGGGCAGCGGGAAGAGAGCCCCAGGCCCGAGCGAGGACCAGAGCCTCCCCGTGAATGGGGTGACAGTGTTGGAGAACGGGGGACAGAGAGTCCCGGGCATCGAGGAGAAGGTGGTGGAGAATGGGGGCCCAGGATccccagagagagaagagaaagtgctGGAGAATGGGGAGCTGACACCGccaaggagggaggaggaagtgtTGGAGAATGGGGAGCTGAGGTccccagagagagaagagaaagtgctGGTGAATGGGGGGCTGACACCCCCAAAGATCGAGGGGAAGGTGTCAGAGAATGGGGGCCTGAGACTCCCCAGGAACACGGAGAGGCTGCCAGAGACTGGGCCTTGGagagccccagggccctgggagaAGATGCCCGAGAGTGGGGGTCCAGCCCCCATGATCGGGGAGCCAGCCCCAGAGACCTCGTTGGAGAGAGCCCCCACACCCGGCGCGGTGGCCTTGCCACAGAACGGCGGGGAGATagcccctggccccactggcCCAGTCCTCAGGAGCGGGGTGCTGGAACCCGGGACCGAGAGGAGAGTCCCCGAGACTGGGGGGGCGCTGAGAGCCCCCGAGGTTGGGAGGCTGGACCTCGGGAGTGGGGGCCGAGCCCCAGTGGGCACGGGGATGGCACCCGGCGGCGGCCTCGGAAGCGGCGTGGACGCAAAGGCCGGATGGGTAGACAGCACGAGGCCACAGCCACCTCCGCCACTGGAAGCACAGCCGAGGAGGCTGGAGCCAGCGCCCCAGAGAGCCAGGCCGGAGGTGGTCCCCGAGGGAGAGCCCGGGGTCCCAGACAGCAGGGCCGGCGGAGACACGGCACCCAGCGGAGACGGGGACCCCCCCAAGCCCGAGAGGAAGGGCCCCGAGATGCCACGACTGTTCTTGGACTTGGGACCCCCTCAGGGGAACAGCGAGCAGATCAAAGGTGAGGAGGCTGCTGGGAGCGTGGGAACTTGGTTGGGGGCCCAGGCTGGCTGCTCCCAAGACCTATATAGTGCAGCTGAGAGTCTCTGGCTCCTGGGTTGCAGACAGGTCAGGCTGGTGGTGTCCAGTGCAGACCCTGGAGCCTCACAGCCTGGCCTCAATACCTGGTTCTGCCCCTccttagctctgtgaccttggacaaatgacCTTATGTCTCCGTGGcttggtttccccatctgccAAATAAGGATGCCTAGGATAGCACCTAATCAGCTTTCAATCAGTTAGGACTTCCGAAGCCTTTAGCCGAGTGCCTGGCACTTGTAAGCACCTGCTTTTTTATTAGTTTCTATTATGGCAATTCACTTAGGGTTCTCAAACTCAGATGGGAGCCAGGCAGTATTGAGGAATGAATGAGTCAGGCTGGAGAGGCCGGGTGGGAATTGGGAGAAAATGCAGCCACTTCTCAGCTCCATTCAGGAATGCCCACCCAGTGTTGCCAAATCTGCTGCCTTTCCCTTTTGAACCAAAGCTCTGAGTGTTTTCATGGTTGAAATCAATTCAAACGAAGCCTATCTGTGGGCTGGGCTGCCAGCGTATGATCTCTGGTTTAAACTTTCCAGCAAGCTGGGGTGTCTATCCAGTGTGCCACGtgtcctgtgtgccaggcccttaACTGCCAGAGGCTGGGACCCATGGAGCCTCAGACCCTGTCCCCCAACCTggcccacctccccccacccccactctggtATTAGTAACCTGAGAGACATAGAAATGCCTTTTATGGAAACTGAATTTTGGTAGAAACACAGGAAGTGTTTTGTCACAGAGGGGACAATTTAAGAGAAGATAAATGGACAGTAAAGATAAACGGCCCCTGTTTAGTTGTGGAAAAGGGGACTATGGCTCCACAGCAATCATCCGGAGACCTGATTTCCTTCAATACTGGTACGAAGGTTATAAATGACCAGGCTTTATTTTATATTGGCAACCTCATAGCCACACTTGAAGGAAATATTTATCATCTCTGCTTATTGCAGCTCAGGAGGGAAAGGTCAGGAAGGGGCAGGGCACAGAACTTTCCTTCCTCAAAGCCTATGGTATTAGAACACTACCACTTTCTTGAGGCTGTTGTGGGGAGTTTACAACCAGCTGTGTCAGGACTGCTGGCAGCTTGAGTGTCGGGATGAGCAGCTAATATGCCTGAGGATCTAGGATGGGTGGGAGTTGGTGTTGCTGGGGGAGAAGAGGATGagaatactgttttgtttttaactcagtgaactcctactcatcctttaaGACCCCACTCAAATTTCCCTGGGAAGCCTTCCTGATTTCTAATGGCTGTCACCCTATTCTTCCTTTGGGTACCCACAGCCTCTTATAGCTCCCTGTATACACCACCCTCCTCCCATTCCATCACCCTGAGATGGATGGCCAGGGAAGGCCTCAAGGAGGAGGTGACTTTTAAGAAGATATGAAGGAAGTGAGCCAGGTGGACATCTGGGGGAAGGGTGATTCAGGTAGAGGACACTGAGATGGGCACTAACTTGGTATGTTCAGGGAATTGCAAAAGGCCAGTGAAACTGGAGTAGAGTGAATGAGGGGAGGAGAGTGACCCAGTCTATAGCCATctttctccctgccctgccctgcccctcctgtCATTTCCCATCATTACTGCCCCTCAACCCTCCACCCCACGAGAGCCTGGCACCCAGTTCACTTATGCACTAGTGGAAGAATGAATGGCCCCTGACCAAttaccaatgaggaaacagagactcagagaggtggATCTGCCTGCCCAGAGACACACAGCAAGTGAACAGGATAGGCTTGGGTTTCGAAGCCAGGTTTCCTCTAACAGGGGCCTGGAATCCTTCCTACTAGTGGCTGAGAGAAGGAGTGTTAGGGCAGGGAAAGGGCCTGGAAATGGCTAGACACCCCAATTTGTCTGGTGATCAAGGGCCAGAGAAGAGAAGTACCTTGGTCAACATCACATAGCAGGGAACATTCATCCATTAATCCCACAAATATTGACTGAGTACTTCCATGTGCTTGGGGCTTGGGGTTGCAGCCAGAATGAGCCCAGCTCGGTCTCTTCT
Coding sequences within it:
- the LMTK3 gene encoding serine/threonine-protein kinase LMTK3 isoform X2, with amino-acid sequence MPVPGALILLAAVSASGCLASPAHPDGFALGRAPLAPPYAVVLISCSGLLAFIFLLLTCLCCKRGDVGFKEFENPEGEDCSGEYTPPAEETSSSQSLPDVYILPLAEVPLPMPAPQPSHADMTTPLGLSRQHLSYLQEIGSGWFGKVILGEIFSDYTPAQVVVKELRASAGPLEQRKFISEAQPYRSLQHPNVLQCLGVCVETLPFLLIMEFCQLGDLKRYLRAQRPPEGLSPELPPRDLRTLQRMGLEIARGLAHLHSHNYVHSDLALRNCLLTSDLTVRIGDYGLAHSNYKEDYYLTPERLWIPLRWAAPELLGELHGTFMVVDQSRESNIWSLGVTLWELFEFGAQPYRHLSDEEVLAFVVRQQHVKLARPRLKLPYADYWYDILQSCWRPPAQRPSASDLQLQLTYLLSERPPRPPPPPPPPRDGPFPWPWPPQHSAPRPGTLSSPFPLLDGFPGADPDDVLTVTESSRGLNLECLWEKARRGAGRGGGAPPWQPASAPPAPHANPSNPFYEALSTPSVLPVISARSPSVSSEYYIRLEEHGSPPEPLFPNDWDPLDPGVPAPQASQAPSEVPQLVSETWASPLFPAARPFPAQSSASGSFLLSGWDPEGRGAGETLAGDPAEVLRERGAGPWAGEEEEEEDGSSPGEGSSSLGGGPSRRGPLPCPLCSREGPCSCLPLERGDAVAGWGGHPALGCPHPPEDDSSLRAERGSLADLPLAPPIPAPPEFLDPLMGAAAPQYPGRGPPPAPPPPPPPPRVPADPAVSPDPPSAVASPGSGLSSPGPKPADSGYETETPFSPEGAFPGGGAAEEEGVPRPRAPPEPPDPGAPRPPPDPGPLPLLETREKPTFVVQVSTEQLMMSLREDVTRNLLGEKGAPPREMGPRKAGRSPRNREKAPGPGRDPAVLGSGKRAPGPSEDQSLPVNGVTVLENGGQRVPGIEEKVVENGGPGSPEREEKVLENGELTPPRREEEVLENGELRSPEREEKVLVNGGLTPPKIEGKVSENGGLRLPRNTERLPETGPWRAPGPWEKMPESGGPAPMIGEPAPETSLERAPTPGAVALPQNGGEIAPGPTGPVLRSGVLEPGTERRVPETGGALRAPEVGRLDLGSGGRAPVGTGMAPGGGLGSGVDAKAGWVDSTRPQPPPPLEAQPRRLEPAPQRARPEVVPEGEPGVPDSRAGGDTAPSGDGDPPKPERKGPEMPRLFLDLGPPQGNSEQIKAKLSRLSLALPPLTLTPFPGPGPRRPPWEGADAGAAGGEAGGAGAPGSAEEDGEDEDEDEEEDEEAAAVGAAAGHQGPGRARAVPVPVVVSSADTDAARPLRGLLKSPRAADEPEDSELERKRKMVSFHGDVTVYLFDQETPTNELSVQGPSEGDTDPPTPPAPTTLPHPATPGDGFPSNDSGFGGSFEWAEDFPLLPPPGPPLCFSRFSVSPALETPGPPARAPDTRPAGPVEN
- the LMTK3 gene encoding serine/threonine-protein kinase LMTK3 isoform X1; amino-acid sequence: MRSAGPAASGGTPRSRHHLHLPSILDKMPVPGALILLAAVSASGCLASPAHPDGFALGRAPLAPPYAVVLISCSGLLAFIFLLLTCLCCKRGDVGFKEFENPEGEDCSGEYTPPAEETSSSQSLPDVYILPLAEVPLPMPAPQPSHADMTTPLGLSRQHLSYLQEIGSGWFGKVILGEIFSDYTPAQVVVKELRASAGPLEQRKFISEAQPYRSLQHPNVLQCLGVCVETLPFLLIMEFCQLGDLKRYLRAQRPPEGLSPELPPRDLRTLQRMGLEIARGLAHLHSHNYVHSDLALRNCLLTSDLTVRIGDYGLAHSNYKEDYYLTPERLWIPLRWAAPELLGELHGTFMVVDQSRESNIWSLGVTLWELFEFGAQPYRHLSDEEVLAFVVRQQHVKLARPRLKLPYADYWYDILQSCWRPPAQRPSASDLQLQLTYLLSERPPRPPPPPPPPRDGPFPWPWPPQHSAPRPGTLSSPFPLLDGFPGADPDDVLTVTESSRGLNLECLWEKARRGAGRGGGAPPWQPASAPPAPHANPSNPFYEALSTPSVLPVISARSPSVSSEYYIRLEEHGSPPEPLFPNDWDPLDPGVPAPQASQAPSEVPQLVSETWASPLFPAARPFPAQSSASGSFLLSGWDPEGRGAGETLAGDPAEVLRERGAGPWAGEEEEEEDGSSPGEGSSSLGGGPSRRGPLPCPLCSREGPCSCLPLERGDAVAGWGGHPALGCPHPPEDDSSLRAERGSLADLPLAPPIPAPPEFLDPLMGAAAPQYPGRGPPPAPPPPPPPPRVPADPAVSPDPPSAVASPGSGLSSPGPKPADSGYETETPFSPEGAFPGGGAAEEEGVPRPRAPPEPPDPGAPRPPPDPGPLPLLETREKPTFVVQVSTEQLMMSLREDVTRNLLGEKGAPPREMGPRKAGRSPRNREKAPGPGRDPAVLGSGKRAPGPSEDQSLPVNGVTVLENGGQRVPGIEEKVVENGGPGSPEREEKVLENGELTPPRREEEVLENGELRSPEREEKVLVNGGLTPPKIEGKVSENGGLRLPRNTERLPETGPWRAPGPWEKMPESGGPAPMIGEPAPETSLERAPTPGAVALPQNGGEIAPGPTGPVLRSGVLEPGTERRVPETGGALRAPEVGRLDLGSGGRAPVGTGMAPGGGLGSGVDAKAGWVDSTRPQPPPPLEAQPRRLEPAPQRARPEVVPEGEPGVPDSRAGGDTAPSGDGDPPKPERKGPEMPRLFLDLGPPQGNSEQIKAKLSRLSLALPPLTLTPFPGPGPRRPPWEGADAGAAGGEAGGAGAPGSAEEDGEDEDEDEEEDEEAAAVGAAAGHQGPGRARAVPVPVVVSSADTDAARPLRGLLKSPRAADEPEDSELERKRKMVSFHGDVTVYLFDQETPTNELSVQGPSEGDTDPPTPPAPTTLPHPATPGDGFPSNDSGFGGSFEWAEDFPLLPPPGPPLCFSRFSVSPALETPGPPARAPDTRPAGPVEN